The sequence CAACTATCGCCAAATGTAAATTTTGTTTTTGAAATTGTAGAAGCAAATCATCCAATGTCATGGTTTCGGGTACAAAGTATGGTTTGTGTAAAAGCTTTTTAATATTAAATTTCATTCGCCTGTCAATTATAAACGGCATGAGGTCTTTAACATATAAAATACCAGTAATATTGTCGATAGTTCCTGAATATACAGGTATACGTGAATGCCCTTCATCAATTATTAATTTCACCAGTTCTTTTAATGAAATAGATTCCTCAACTGCATTAATATCAACACGGGGTATCATCACCTCCCTTACATTTTTTGTAGAGAGGCTTAAAATGCCCTGAATCATCTCCTGTTTCTGGATAGCAAGTGAATCTTTTGATGGCGAGGAATTCTTTTTATCATATAGTTTTAGTTTATTGAGTTTTTCTTTCAATAACACTAAAAGGCTGTTATTTTTGAGTTTACTGGGCTTTTGTTCATCAGAAGCCATAGTGTGTTCTCTTAAAATACCTCCCTTCATAGTATGCTACATACTACTAATTGGCAAATTAAATTGTCAATTTGATTTTTTTTACTAAATAACCAGAACTATGCTGTATATGTAATATACATGAAAAGGTGTTCATTGTATTCAAAATTTTAGTTGTATTTAATTTGATTGTGATGTATAATTATTTTTTAACCGATAGTTACTATAGGAGTTACTATAGGAGTGTATTAAATGTTTACAAAATACAAAACAGAACAAAACTTTGGTAAAGCTCCATGAAATTAACTATTTTTTACTTTGATCCTAGTGTTTCATCAATATTTGTTGAAAAAACAGATGAATCTGGTAATAAGTTCTATACACTTTCCTCTCCTTATAATTTTGTTTACAAAGATGAAATAGTTGCTCGTGTAGTAGATGTTGATGATCCTGCAGATATTGTCTATCATTTGGATTCAGGATATAAATATTATAAATCTGAAAAATTCAAACCATTTAAAGCAGGTGATGGCATTATTTTTGATTCAATTAGTGGCTGCTATCGTGCTACTGATTACGGATTTGTTGTGTATGATCAGAGGACTTCCCGTATTCAGTTAAAATTGCCATTACAGGTATCAAAAAACAAACTGAAAGCTTCATACATCGTTTTCCCAACCAAATTTTTGAAGTTGCCAGTATATAAAGATATTGAACAACAACTTCTTGCTAATAAAATTATAAGCATTATAGATAAAAGTGAAATTGAATCACAGTTAAATGAGATTGATCCTCATAATCCCAGAGTTCATAGAATTATCGTTGCTCGTGGCAAAGAGCCTATGGATGGGTATGATGATTATTATATACCACTGATACAGATTGAAAAAAAAGCTGGCAAGTTGTTAGACGATGGCAGAATTGATTTTAAAGAAGTTGGTGCAATTATTGAAATTAAAAAAGGCCAAGAAGTTTTACAAAAAATACCAGGAATGAAACCTGAAGATGGCTTTGACATTTATGGCGAAAAAGTATCAGCCACCATTGTTAAGAAGGATGGATACTATCCTGGAGAAAATATTATTGCATCAGATACAAATCCATTGATATTTGTTTCACAGATAGATGGATGCCTGAATATTGAAGGGAAGACTTTATCAGTATTGCCTGTAGCTATCATCAAAGGTGATGTGAACTATGAATCAGGAAATATAGATTTTGATGGTTCAGTACAGGTTATGGGTTCAGTATTACCTGGTTTTACAGTGAATGCAACTGGTAATATTTATGTAGATAAAAATGTAGATGATGCAAAACTGTCAGCACAGGGCGATATAGTAGTAAAATTAGGAATTGTTGGTAAAGGGGAAACAAAGATAATTGCAGGAGGTTCAGTAAAAGCAAAATTTGTTTTAAATTCAACTATAGAAGCTTTAGGAAAAATTGAAATAGAGGATTCAATAATAAATAGTGTAGTATTTTCAAATGATGCCGTAATAGTAACTGGAAGGCATGGTAAGATTATTGGAGGTGAAACTACTGCACGTCATGAAATTTTAGTCAACGTAGCAGGGTCACAATTGCAAAATGTTACCAAACTGACAGCAGGCAAAAGTTTGATTGTTGAAAGGGAATTAGCTGAATTGCGCAAACAAATGGAAAAATATAAAACAAATGTGGAAGAAATACTTAAAAAAATTAAAAACAGTTTTGGTGAGGGTGTATTTGAAAATCCAAAAGAGTTTTTGAATATTTTACCACCAGTTAAAAAGAAAAATTGTTTATTGTTGTTAAAAGAACTTTCAGATAATAATCGCCAATTAAAGTTGCTTTTGGATCAAAGAGGTGAAATTGAAAAAAAATATAAACTGGAGCGAGAACCATCAATAAGTATTACCGATATTGCATATCCGGGCGTAATTATAACTATTAAGCGAAGTAAATTACAGATTGAGAAAGCTATGCAAAATACTAAATTTTATGAAGACAACGAAACAAAAAGAATAGTTTTCACATCAGCAGTTTAAATTTAACAAATAAAAATTAGATATTTTTATATAATTTGCATATATTATAAGCAATATTACGATATATGATTTTAATATTTTTTAAAATATTTGACAAAATATTGTGATATACTATCTGTGAGCAAATTAAAAATGAATGGAGGCTTTTATTATGAGTATGCCAGGACTTCCGGAATTACTTATAATATTCTTTATAGTATTGATAATTTTTGGTGCAGGGAAAATACCAAAAATAGCCAAAGATATTGGTACTGGTATTAAAGAATTCAAAAAAGCTATGAATTCTGATGATGAAACCAAGGATGAAAAAAAATCCTAAAATGCGATATGTATACTTGGGCTGTCTTACAACATTTATTATTGAATAAATGTTAGAGGGTTGTTTTTATAAAAGATTCCTTGAAAATTTTAAAAAAGTAGAATTTGTATAGAAACTGATTTATAGGCAGCCCATTATCTACAAAGAAGTTGTTTGCAAAACATTTGAGAAGAACTTTTGTATATTTTATCCAGCCTGATAATTTATTGCGATGCATTGTTTTCCTTTTCAAATTCAAAGTATAAAAATTAAAAAAGTTATTTCTTCTAGCTTGTTTTAATATGAAAGAATGTATTAAAAATTACACTCTCAAAGAAGTTGAATTATTGTTTGCATCAATCAATGAAAAGAGCTATCGAGCCAAACAACTATTTAATTGGCTTTATGAACGCAACATAGATAATTTTTTTGAAATAACAAACTTTTCCAAAGAACTAAGAAATTATTTACATGAGCATTATGAAATTTCACCTTTAAAATTAGTTGATAGAAAAAAATCAAACATTGATGGAACTGAAAAATTTTTATTTCAAACTTTTGATGGTCATTTTATTGAATCAGTATTTATCCGTAATGATGGCACTGACGAAGGCCGGCTGACAATTTGTGTATCAAGCCAGGTTGGGTGCCCAATGGGTTGTGCATTTTGCCAAACAGCTAAAATTGGTTTTAAGCGCAATTTACAAACTGGCGAGATACTTGATCAGATAAATCAGGTTAGGCGATTAACAGGGCTAAAAAATAATAATGTTGTGTTTATGGGAATGGGGGAGCCATTCCTTAACTATGATAATGTCCTAAAGGCTGCTGATATTATGAATTATACTTTTGGGTTTCATATATCGGCTAGAAAAATTACCATATCAACGTGTGGTATTTATGATGGAATTGAACGTTTTATAGACGAAAAACGCCCTTATAATTTAGCAATATCGTTAAATGATACTGATATGGTAAAACGAGCAAAATATATGCCTGTTGAGAAAAAATTTCCAATGCAATCAATTATACAATTACTTGAAAAAAAGTTTCCTGCATCACGAAACCGTGTAACAATAGAATACATTATGCGAAAGGATAATATAACAGAAAATGACGCATTGAGATTAAAGACAATGTTTAAATATAACCGCATTAAACTTAATCTTATACCCCTTAATAAGGGAAAGCATACATTTGAAATACCTACTGAAGAAGAAATAAATAAATTTATAAAAAGGCTTGAAATTATGAATATACCTATTTCTATAAGGAAAAGTGCCGGTAGTGATATTGAAGGTGCATGCGGTCAGCTTTCCGGGAAGTATTACACACAACATTAAACAAAACCATTAAAAGGTTTCCATTATGGATTTTAGTCTTTTTGATTGGATAAAGAAACATAAATATTTTTCATTTATTGGTTTACCTGTTATTGTATTAACTTTGATAACAGTATATACTTCTATTATATATGTTCAATGGGTACACGATAAGCAGAAGGCTCTTGATAAGTTATTTAAATATAAACAGCTTATTGATCGCACTGAAGAATTACGAGAAGGGTATACATACAATTATAGTGAAATAGATGTTTCTGCTAAAGTGGTGGATATTCCCACACGTATTTATGATAGGAATAATGAAATTATAGGAGAGTTCTTTGAACAAAAAAGGGAGATAGTTCCTTATTCATATTTTCCAAAATGGCTAATCAAAGCAGTTATTGCCAGTGAAGATAGAGATTTTTACACCCACAAAGGTGTGAGTTTAAAAGGAATTGCCAGAGCTTTTGCTGTTAACATAATTCATTTACGAGTGGTGCAGGGTGGCAGTACAATTACTCAGCAGCTAGCTAAAGTTTTGTTTACCGATATGGAACGTAATATAAAGCGCAAAATATATGAAATATTTTGTGCACTTGAAATAGAAAAACATTATGATAAGCAAGATATTTTGTCAATGTATCTCAATTATATATATTTTGGTAACGGTGCGTATGGCGTTGAAGCTGCTGCAAAGATGTTTTTTGGCAAGTCAATCATTGATTGCAATGAAACTGAATGTGCAATGATTGTTGCTACTATCTCAAATCCGTTAATTTATTCGCCACTTAATAACCTTGATGTATCATTACGAAAAACAAAACGAATCCTCCAATCGATGGTTGATGCAGGTTTTTTGAAACAGGAACAGGCTGACATCCAGTATAATAATTTCCTTAAACAATGGAATGTACAATTTTCAAAAGAAAATGTTGCGACATCATCGTCAATTGGCAGCTTTATATTCAGTTTATACCGCATTAACAGGGCACCATTTTTCAATGAATATATACGAAGAATACTTGTTAATAAATTTTCAGAGGAAGTTGTTAAAAAGGGTGGATTAAGTGTTTACACTACACTGGATGCCAAAAAACAGGATATTGCACTTGTTGCATTACGTAAAGGCATTCAATTACAACGCGAGTATCATGAAAAAAATGCAAAATATATAAAAAATCCTGAGCGTGCACTTGCTGAAATGGAAAAAGCAAAAAATATTGAGGGAGCCTTTGTTTCACTCAATCCATTTACTGGCGAAATTATATCTTATGCAGGGGGATATAATTTTTCATACCAAAATCAGCTTGATCATGTGCAACAGATTAGAAGACAGCCAGGCTCGTCATTCAAACCTATCATTTATGCCGCTGCCATTCAAGATAAGGTCATCACACCTTCTACCGTGTTTGATGATATACCTATGACTTTTAAAGGAGGATATTCCCCAAAAAATTATGATGGGATATATCTTGGAAAAGTAATTGTAAGAGAAGCTTTAAAAAAATCAATAAATGTTGTTGCGGTCCAGGTACTTGAAAAAGAAGGGTACAGCCGGATAATGTCAATCATTCAAAAAGGGTTGAATATATCAAGCAGTGAACTTGAAACACGTTTCTACAAAACATTATCACTGGCTCTTGGTACCTATGAGCTATCGCCTCTTGAAAATGCTGTACTGCATTCAATCATTGTGAATGGTGGTGATTTTATTATTCCCTATGGCATCCGTTATGTGAAAGATTATAACGGGAATATTGTCTGGAATAATGAAGAAGAGGTATTATTGCAAATACAGGAAAAACGTAAAGAATATGGTAAAATAATTGATCCAATAGCGTGCGCTATTGTTGTTTCTATGCTTAAAGGAGTTTTTGAGGATGGAGGTACAGCATCATGGGTAATGAAAAATAAATCTATACCTGTCGATATTTCAGGTAAAACGGGTACAAGCAGCGATTATGTTGATGCGTGGTTTTTGGGATATACACCAGATTCTGTTACTGCAGTATGGGTTGGTAATAAAGCAGGAGCTATCTCTTTGGGGAAAGGAAGAAGTGGAGGTGTTGTGGCAGCACCAATTTGGGCAGATTATATTTTTGCTATCAGCAAAGATTCTGAATATAAATCATTCATAATACCTCAAGGAGGTATTACTAAACAGACTATATGCCTTGATAGCGGTTTAGTACCAAGAAAAGAGGGTTTATGCCCTCGTGTAGCTGTAAATGAATTATTTTATACTGGTACAGAACCTGGTGAATATTGTACAATCCATACAATACAGGAATCTCATTGAGGGTATACATGAATATATACAAACCATTTGCAATTATAACAGCACTTGTGTTATTATCAAGTTTTGCTTTATCATTTCAATGGCCAGTTACAAATGGTACAATACATTCTACATTTGGTGAACCACGACCTGACCATTTCCATAATGGTGTGGATATTTCCTCCATTGATAAAAAGGTATTTCCTGTAAAGGAAGGCAATCTAGTATTTTGTTGGGATAAATCATTATTCCCTCTTGAACAGTATCCAGGTGTTGGGAATTATTGTATATTAGAACATCAAAAAAATGAAAAATCAGTATATGTACATCTTGATAATAGCTTAAATATACAAAAAAGATACCAACTTACTGATACTATTGCATATATGGGGAATACAGGTAGATCTTATGGCACACATCTTCATTTTACAGTGCTTAGCAATGGTAACGTTTCAATAAATCCATTTACAATATTACCTCAAATAGACGATAAAAAGCCACCAGTAATAGAAGGCATATATATTAAAGTGGGCGATAGTTACACGCGATTGCGTGAAGGCAGTAATATCAGGTTGACACAACATCATCCGTTGGCTATTCAGTGCTTTGATGCAATCAAGCGAAATGAGCGATGTGGTATTTTTGCACTCAAAGTGATTATGAACAATGCTACTATTTTGGATGTACGATTTGACACTATAAAACTTGATAATAAAAATAAGTTGACAATTAAAGCAATAGGATTTGAAAATTTATATGATAGCAAAGGAAATTACATTGCTACAAATGTTTCATATAATTCTGGCATTAATTCTCTGACAGTTATCGCAGAAGATTTTGCAGGCAATAAAACCTCTCAATCAGTTAACTTTAATGTGGTTCTTGATTTCAAGAAGTGAAAGCAGGGTTTCAAGGAGGAAAAATTTTGTGGCTAATATGATTCTTTATTATAGAAGAAAGAAAAATATCAAACAGGTTGATATGGCAAAGGCATTACACGTGTCGCCATCATATTTATGCAAGATTGAACGTGGTGTACAAGAACCAACTGAAGAATTTAAGAAACAATGTGCAAAGTATCTCAACGTCAGCATAGCCAAATTATTCCCTGAAAGCATACCTGACAAAAAAGAAATCATAAATGATTTTATACCATCTAATAATAAGCTGTGGAGTATTAGGGTATCCAAAGGGATTAAACAGTATGAATTGGCTAAAATGCTACATTGCTCCCCATCCTATCTTTCAAAAGTTGAAAAAGGTTTACAACAACCAACTGATGAATTTAAAAAAATATGCGCAAAAGTATTAAAAGTAAAAGAAATAGAAATATTTCCTTAAGGCTCACGTAGCAAAGAAAAAATGGATTATATTCATTTACAGATAGCAATCATTTTTGTATGTTTGTTTTTTTCTGCTTTTTTTTCTGGATCTGAAACTGCATTATTTTCTTTTAAAAAAAGCGAACTCATCAGATTTTCATTTTCTGAAAATGCTTTGGAAAATCAGATAGCTAAATTTTTATCACATCCCCATAATATATTAATAACACTCTTAACAGGTAATTTATTTGTAAACATTTTATTATCATCATTATCAACCTCGCTGTTGTTATCCTTATGGCCTCGTTATGGCCATATAATAACTATAGCTATCGTAACCCCAATATTGATTCTTTTTGGTGAGATATTGCCAAAACTAATATCGCTATATAACTACAAAAAACTTATTTATTATATACTTCCACTAATATCTCTGATACATCAAATTATATTACCTGTTCGTTATATTTTATTAACTATTTCTGAATTATTCATACAATTTTTCAAAATACGATTGGATGGCACTTTAGATATATCTGAAGATGAATTATCTATAGCAATTTATTATGGCGAAAAGTACGGGATATTATCTGGCGATGAAAAGCAGTTTATAAGTAATCTTTTGCGATTCACAAAAAAAACAGCAGAGAATGCAATGATACATAGAAATAAAGCATTGTTTATTCCTTATAATGCATCAATGCATGAGGTGATTAATATTTTTAAAGAAACAGATGTCATACGAGCACCTGTTTTTAAAAATAATTTGGACACTATTGTTGGCTTGATTGATTCTCGTGAGTTAGTTCCCTATGCAGCTGGTATAAAGAAAGCAAAAACCATAACAAAACTTATTCATCCAATTTATCATTATCCAGCATCTGTGTCATTGAGTGAACTGTTGGAGGAATTTTTACGTAATAAAATACAGATTGCTATTATTGTTGATGAATATGGTGGTACACTTGGTGTTGTAACGTTAAAACGAATAATTGCAGAATTATTTGGACGTGGATACACATTATGGGAAGATGTTCCCAAACCAGAAATAAAAAAAGAAAAGGATGTTGTGATAGTTCCTGGTGATATGCAGATTGATGAATTTAATGCAATGTTTAACGTTTCAGTTAATTCTACTGAAAGCGAAACAATTGGTGGATATATAATTGAGAAGTTAGGGTACTTACCAAAGCGAAGAGCATCTATTATGGTTGATGATTATATTTTAACAGTGCGTTATGTTGCTAAAAACAGGATCCAATCAATAGAAGTAAAAAGAGAAGAATCATGAAAGATATGTATATTGGCACACAACTATTAATACTTCTTTTTACATTCCTATCTGCATATTTTTCTGCAACTGAAACAGCAATTGTATCAAGCAATATAATAAATATCCAGAATCTTATTAATAAAGGAGTTAAAAAAGCTCGCAGTCTTTTGCATATAATAGAAAATCCTGACAGTGCTCTTGTCATGGTTCTTATAGGCAATAATATCTCAAATATAGGTGCAACTGCATTTATTACTTTTTTTGCAAGCAAAGCGTTATTTATTAAAGACACCATGCTTTTTATAGTTACTATCGCTCAAACTATTTTCTTTTTAATTTTTTGCGAGCTCTTTCCAAAAATTGTTTCACGTTCAAAACCTGAGAAGTTTCTACTCTATACTTACTGGTTATTCTATTTTTTTTCAATAACGTTAAAACCACTTATTGCTATAGTGTTAAAAATTTCTACCATAGTTAAAAACAGATTCAATACTAATGAGATAAAACCCCTGCCAATAAGTTCACGTGATGAAATTGATACGTTGTTTAAAGCTGTAGAAAAAGAAGGAATTATTGAATCACAGCACTACATATATTTTAATGAAATTCTTTCTTTTAGGGATGTACGGGCCAATGAAGTCATGACACCTTTGATTGATATTATTTCGGTAGAAAAGAATCAGCCTATAAAACATTGCATCCGATTAATAGAAAAGACCCGGTTTTCGCGAATACCCGTTTTTGACCAGAGGGTTGATAACATAATTGGATACATCTATTATCAGGATTTATTAAAAAATAAATCGGTTAAAAATATTGAACAGATATTAAGAAAGCCGTATTTTGTCCCTTCCACCAAGAAGATATATGAACTGATTAACGAAATGGAAGAACATGAAGTATCTATGGTTTTTGTTGTAAATGAATATGGAGCTGTAGAAGGGTTATTGACTGATGAAGATATTGCAGAGGAGATCGTAGGTGAAATACAAACAAGGGATCATCCACAAGATGATTCAATTAAGGAGATAGCTCCCTGGAAGTTCAGTGTTGCAGGAAATATAGACATTGAATATTTCCAGCGCAGATTTGGGATAAAAATAGAAAAACATGATTTTGAAACATTAGCTGGGTTTTTGCTGTACATATTAGGCTACATTCCTGAAATTGGTCAAAAAGTACACTATCAGGATATAACATTCCAAATTGAAGAAGCTACTGATAGGGCTATAGAAAGGGTTATTGTTTCTATACCCAGACGCAAGACTATTTCACAAGCATAGGACCCAGGTCTTCCTTACCAGCCAATATATGAACATGTAAATGCCATATGACCTGACCAGCCGCAGGACCGTTATTGATGATCACACGATAGCCTTTGTCTAATTTTTCCTGTTGGGCTATTTTATTTATTGCAAGGAATATATCGCTCATAATGTAACTATTTGTTTCATTAATTTCATCAATATTTTGGGTGTGTTCTTTATGAACAACTAATACATGAAAAGGCGCCTGGGGATTAATATCCTTAAACGCATACACTTTATCATTTTCAAAAACTTTTGTTGATGGAGTTTTCCCACTTATGATATTGCAAAATAGACATCCCATAAATTTACTCCTATCCAAGAAAAATTTATTGTAAAAAAATTTATTGTAACAAGCAAGATTATAAATAATATGTGTATGATAAAAAATGCAATCAAAAAAGTGTACTGTTGTAAAAAATTATTTTATTATTAGTGGTAAAATTATCTTAAATGAGGAGTGTAAAAGACATACAGTATTTAGTATACCCTGATAAAGAGGAATGTAATAGTATTGTACAAAGGTTTTTGGAAAATCCAATACCATATCGTATTGCGTATAGTAGCGACGTCGAATTAGATTCAATACTACATGAATTACAGTGTAAAGATATAGATTCAAAGGATGTTATAGTATTAAAGACTTTTTTAGGAAGATTCTATCAGGTATGCCCCGGCTCACCGCACATGATATGCTGCAGATACAGGGTTATAAACACTTGTTTTAATTGTTTATATAACTGCACATATTGTTATATGCATGTGTACCTGAATAGCTATGGGATAATACAATTTACTAATACTGAGAGGCTTTTTAATGAATTAAATGATTTTATTAGTAATTGTTCTCCTTCGATGGTGTACAGAATTGGAACAGGAGAATTTACCGATTCACTAATGTTTGATGAAATCACGGGTCTTGGCAGTGAATTGATACGGTTTTTTTCTCAACATCAAAATATTTTCTTTGAGCTTAAAACTAAGTCATCAAATGTTGATCATTTACTAAATATACCATATAAAGGCAATGCTGTGATTGCCTGGAGTTTAAACACGCCACACAATATCAACTACTATGAACATCACACCGCTGCGTTGCAGGAAAGAATTAATGCTGCTATTAAAGCTATTGATGCTGGCTATTATGTGGCATTTCATTTTGATCCCATTATTCTGTATAAGGATTGGGAACATGATTATTA comes from Spirochaetota bacterium and encodes:
- a CDS encoding DNA photolyase — encoded protein: MRSVKDIQYLVYPDKEECNSIVQRFLENPIPYRIAYSSDVELDSILHELQCKDIDSKDVIVLKTFLGRFYQVCPGSPHMICCRYRVINTCFNCLYNCTYCYMHVYLNSYGIIQFTNTERLFNELNDFISNCSPSMVYRIGTGEFTDSLMFDEITGLGSELIRFFSQHQNIFFELKTKSSNVDHLLNIPYKGNAVIAWSLNTPHNINYYEHHTAALQERINAAIKAIDAGYYVAFHFDPIILYKDWEHDYYSVLQLLKKEIDPNKVVWISLGGFRYHLHFREILREKFPDEMMTVNEMFPGIDGKYRYYKPLRIYIYSFMYQQLREIFKKAYIYLCMETDYMWQEITGKNFTSSEDLEIDISNHLSYHFIKKNHILY
- a CDS encoding helix-turn-helix transcriptional regulator encodes the protein MILYYRRKKNIKQVDMAKALHVSPSYLCKIERGVQEPTEEFKKQCAKYLNVSIAKLFPESIPDKKEIINDFIPSNNKLWSIRVSKGIKQYELAKMLHCSPSYLSKVEKGLQQPTDEFKKICAKVLKVKEIEIFP
- a CDS encoding hemolysin family protein — encoded protein: MKDMYIGTQLLILLFTFLSAYFSATETAIVSSNIINIQNLINKGVKKARSLLHIIENPDSALVMVLIGNNISNIGATAFITFFASKALFIKDTMLFIVTIAQTIFFLIFCELFPKIVSRSKPEKFLLYTYWLFYFFSITLKPLIAIVLKISTIVKNRFNTNEIKPLPISSRDEIDTLFKAVEKEGIIESQHYIYFNEILSFRDVRANEVMTPLIDIISVEKNQPIKHCIRLIEKTRFSRIPVFDQRVDNIIGYIYYQDLLKNKSVKNIEQILRKPYFVPSTKKIYELINEMEEHEVSMVFVVNEYGAVEGLLTDEDIAEEIVGEIQTRDHPQDDSIKEIAPWKFSVAGNIDIEYFQRRFGIKIEKHDFETLAGFLLYILGYIPEIGQKVHYQDITFQIEEATDRAIERVIVSIPRRKTISQA
- a CDS encoding FapA family protein, coding for MKLTIFYFDPSVSSIFVEKTDESGNKFYTLSSPYNFVYKDEIVARVVDVDDPADIVYHLDSGYKYYKSEKFKPFKAGDGIIFDSISGCYRATDYGFVVYDQRTSRIQLKLPLQVSKNKLKASYIVFPTKFLKLPVYKDIEQQLLANKIISIIDKSEIESQLNEIDPHNPRVHRIIVARGKEPMDGYDDYYIPLIQIEKKAGKLLDDGRIDFKEVGAIIEIKKGQEVLQKIPGMKPEDGFDIYGEKVSATIVKKDGYYPGENIIASDTNPLIFVSQIDGCLNIEGKTLSVLPVAIIKGDVNYESGNIDFDGSVQVMGSVLPGFTVNATGNIYVDKNVDDAKLSAQGDIVVKLGIVGKGETKIIAGGSVKAKFVLNSTIEALGKIEIEDSIINSVVFSNDAVIVTGRHGKIIGGETTARHEILVNVAGSQLQNVTKLTAGKSLIVERELAELRKQMEKYKTNVEEILKKIKNSFGEGVFENPKEFLNILPPVKKKNCLLLLKELSDNNRQLKLLLDQRGEIEKKYKLEREPSISITDIAYPGVIITIKRSKLQIEKAMQNTKFYEDNETKRIVFTSAV
- a CDS encoding histidine triad nucleotide-binding protein, whose translation is MGCLFCNIISGKTPSTKVFENDKVYAFKDINPQAPFHVLVVHKEHTQNIDEINETNSYIMSDIFLAINKIAQQEKLDKGYRVIINNGPAAGQVIWHLHVHILAGKEDLGPMLVK
- the tatA gene encoding twin-arginine translocase TatA/TatE family subunit, whose translation is MSMPGLPELLIIFFIVLIIFGAGKIPKIAKDIGTGIKEFKKAMNSDDETKDEKKS
- a CDS encoding M23 family metallopeptidase → MNIYKPFAIITALVLLSSFALSFQWPVTNGTIHSTFGEPRPDHFHNGVDISSIDKKVFPVKEGNLVFCWDKSLFPLEQYPGVGNYCILEHQKNEKSVYVHLDNSLNIQKRYQLTDTIAYMGNTGRSYGTHLHFTVLSNGNVSINPFTILPQIDDKKPPVIEGIYIKVGDSYTRLREGSNIRLTQHHPLAIQCFDAIKRNERCGIFALKVIMNNATILDVRFDTIKLDNKNKLTIKAIGFENLYDSKGNYIATNVSYNSGINSLTVIAEDFAGNKTSQSVNFNVVLDFKK
- the rlmN gene encoding 23S rRNA (adenine(2503)-C(2))-methyltransferase RlmN, producing MKECIKNYTLKEVELLFASINEKSYRAKQLFNWLYERNIDNFFEITNFSKELRNYLHEHYEISPLKLVDRKKSNIDGTEKFLFQTFDGHFIESVFIRNDGTDEGRLTICVSSQVGCPMGCAFCQTAKIGFKRNLQTGEILDQINQVRRLTGLKNNNVVFMGMGEPFLNYDNVLKAADIMNYTFGFHISARKITISTCGIYDGIERFIDEKRPYNLAISLNDTDMVKRAKYMPVEKKFPMQSIIQLLEKKFPASRNRVTIEYIMRKDNITENDALRLKTMFKYNRIKLNLIPLNKGKHTFEIPTEEEINKFIKRLEIMNIPISIRKSAGSDIEGACGQLSGKYYTQH
- a CDS encoding hemolysin family protein, coding for MDYIHLQIAIIFVCLFFSAFFSGSETALFSFKKSELIRFSFSENALENQIAKFLSHPHNILITLLTGNLFVNILLSSLSTSLLLSLWPRYGHIITIAIVTPILILFGEILPKLISLYNYKKLIYYILPLISLIHQIILPVRYILLTISELFIQFFKIRLDGTLDISEDELSIAIYYGEKYGILSGDEKQFISNLLRFTKKTAENAMIHRNKALFIPYNASMHEVINIFKETDVIRAPVFKNNLDTIVGLIDSRELVPYAAGIKKAKTITKLIHPIYHYPASVSLSELLEEFLRNKIQIAIIVDEYGGTLGVVTLKRIIAELFGRGYTLWEDVPKPEIKKEKDVVIVPGDMQIDEFNAMFNVSVNSTESETIGGYIIEKLGYLPKRRASIMVDDYILTVRYVAKNRIQSIEVKREES
- a CDS encoding hemolysin family protein, coding for MASDEQKPSKLKNNSLLVLLKEKLNKLKLYDKKNSSPSKDSLAIQKQEMIQGILSLSTKNVREVMIPRVDINAVEESISLKELVKLIIDEGHSRIPVYSGTIDNITGILYVKDLMPFIIDRRMKFNIKKLLHKPYFVPETMTLDDLLLQFQKQNLHLAIVVDEYGGVAGIVTLEDILEEIVGEIRDEFDEDETPEIQNISKNSWEVDSRLSISDFNEHTGCQLPDQEFDTIGGFVFDLFGKIPKKDEQIKYSNISFKIKDIKGTRIGRIIVTVTPQKNSDTD
- a CDS encoding transglycosylase domain-containing protein; amino-acid sequence: MDFSLFDWIKKHKYFSFIGLPVIVLTLITVYTSIIYVQWVHDKQKALDKLFKYKQLIDRTEELREGYTYNYSEIDVSAKVVDIPTRIYDRNNEIIGEFFEQKREIVPYSYFPKWLIKAVIASEDRDFYTHKGVSLKGIARAFAVNIIHLRVVQGGSTITQQLAKVLFTDMERNIKRKIYEIFCALEIEKHYDKQDILSMYLNYIYFGNGAYGVEAAAKMFFGKSIIDCNETECAMIVATISNPLIYSPLNNLDVSLRKTKRILQSMVDAGFLKQEQADIQYNNFLKQWNVQFSKENVATSSSIGSFIFSLYRINRAPFFNEYIRRILVNKFSEEVVKKGGLSVYTTLDAKKQDIALVALRKGIQLQREYHEKNAKYIKNPERALAEMEKAKNIEGAFVSLNPFTGEIISYAGGYNFSYQNQLDHVQQIRRQPGSSFKPIIYAAAIQDKVITPSTVFDDIPMTFKGGYSPKNYDGIYLGKVIVREALKKSINVVAVQVLEKEGYSRIMSIIQKGLNISSSELETRFYKTLSLALGTYELSPLENAVLHSIIVNGGDFIIPYGIRYVKDYNGNIVWNNEEEVLLQIQEKRKEYGKIIDPIACAIVVSMLKGVFEDGGTASWVMKNKSIPVDISGKTGTSSDYVDAWFLGYTPDSVTAVWVGNKAGAISLGKGRSGGVVAAPIWADYIFAISKDSEYKSFIIPQGGITKQTICLDSGLVPRKEGLCPRVAVNELFYTGTEPGEYCTIHTIQESH